One Pantoea eucalypti genomic region harbors:
- the rplF gene encoding 50S ribosomal protein L6, producing MSRVAKAPVVVPAGVEVKLNGQVISIKGKNGELTRTINDAVEVKHADNALTFAPREGFVDGWAQAGTSRALLNAMVIGVTEGFTKKLQLVGVGYRAAVKGDVVNLSLGFSHPVDHQLPAGITAECPTQTEIVLKGADKQLIGQVAADLRAYRRPEPYKGKGVRYADEVVRTKEAKKK from the coding sequence ATGTCTCGTGTTGCTAAAGCACCTGTCGTTGTTCCTGCCGGCGTAGAGGTAAAACTCAACGGTCAGGTAATTTCGATTAAAGGTAAAAACGGCGAGCTGACTCGTACTATCAATGATGCTGTTGAAGTTAAGCATGCTGACAACGCTCTGACTTTCGCTCCGCGCGAAGGTTTCGTTGACGGCTGGGCGCAGGCGGGTACTTCTCGCGCGCTGCTGAACGCAATGGTTATCGGTGTTACCGAAGGCTTCACTAAGAAGCTGCAGCTGGTTGGTGTAGGTTATCGTGCAGCCGTTAAAGGCGACGTGGTCAACCTGTCTCTGGGCTTTTCTCATCCAGTCGATCACCAGCTGCCCGCGGGTATCACTGCAGAATGTCCAACTCAGACTGAGATCGTGCTGAAAGGCGCTGATAAACAGCTGATTGGTCAGGTTGCAGCGGACCTGCGCGCCTACCGTCGTCCTGAGCCTTATAAAGGCAAGGGTGTCCGTTACGCCGACGAAGTCGTGCGTACCAAAGAGGCTAAGAAGAAGTAA
- the rplR gene encoding 50S ribosomal protein L18 — MDKKSARIRRATRARRKLKELGATRLVVHRTPRHIYAQVIAPNGSEVLVAASTVEKAITEQLKYTGNKEAAAAVGKAIAERAIEKGITGVSFDRSGFQYHGRVQALADAAREAGLQF, encoded by the coding sequence ATGGATAAGAAATCTGCTCGTATCCGTCGTGCGACCCGTGCACGTCGCAAGCTCAAAGAGCTGGGTGCTACTCGCCTGGTGGTACATCGTACCCCGCGTCATATTTACGCACAGGTAATCGCCCCGAACGGTTCCGAAGTTCTGGTCGCTGCTTCTACTGTAGAAAAAGCTATCACTGAACAACTGAAGTATACCGGTAATAAAGAAGCCGCAGCTGCAGTAGGTAAAGCTATCGCAGAACGCGCAATCGAAAAAGGCATCACTGGTGTTTCTTTCGACCGTTCCGGTTTCCAATATCATGGTCGCGTCCAGGCACTGGCAGATGCTGCCCGTGAAGCTGGCCTTCAGTTCTAA
- the rpsE gene encoding 30S ribosomal protein S5, which yields MAHIEKQAGELQEKLIAVNRVSKTVKGGRIFSFTALTVVGDGNGRVGFGYGKAREVPAAIQKAMEKARRNMVNVALTNGTLQHPVKGAHTGSRVFMQPASEGTGIIAGGAMRAVLEVAGVHNVLAKAYGSTNPINVVRATIDGLGNMKSPEMVAAKRGKSVEEILG from the coding sequence ATGGCACACATCGAGAAACAAGCTGGCGAACTGCAGGAAAAACTGATCGCGGTAAACCGTGTTTCTAAAACTGTTAAAGGTGGTCGTATCTTCTCCTTCACAGCACTGACTGTGGTAGGCGATGGTAATGGTCGCGTAGGTTTTGGTTACGGTAAAGCGCGTGAAGTTCCAGCAGCGATCCAGAAAGCGATGGAGAAAGCCCGTCGCAACATGGTTAACGTCGCGCTGACCAACGGCACCCTGCAGCACCCAGTTAAAGGTGCACACACGGGTTCCCGCGTGTTCATGCAGCCGGCTTCAGAAGGTACCGGTATTATTGCCGGTGGTGCAATGCGCGCCGTTCTGGAAGTCGCTGGAGTTCATAACGTACTGGCAAAAGCGTATGGTTCTACAAACCCGATTAACGTGGTTCGTGCAACTATCGATGGCCTGGGCAATATGAAATCTCCGGAAATGGTCGCTGCTAAGCGTGGTAAATCCGTTGAAGAAATTCTGGGGTAA
- the rpmD gene encoding 50S ribosomal protein L30, protein MAKTIKITQTRSSIGRLPKHKATLVGLGLRRIGHTVEREDTPAVRGMVNAVSYMVKVEE, encoded by the coding sequence ATGGCTAAGACTATTAAAATCACTCAAACCCGTAGTTCAATCGGCCGCTTGCCTAAGCATAAAGCCACTCTGGTTGGCCTGGGTCTGCGTCGTATTGGCCACACCGTTGAGCGTGAAGACACGCCAGCAGTACGCGGTATGGTCAACGCGGTTTCCTATATGGTTAAAGTGGAGGAGTAA
- the rplO gene encoding 50S ribosomal protein L15 has translation MRLNTLSPAEGSKHATKRLGRGIGSGLGKTGGRGHKGQNSRSGGGVRRGFEGGQMPLYRRLPKFGFTSRKAMITTEIRLSDLAKVEGGIVDLNALKAANIVGVQIEFVKVILSGEVSTPVTVRGLRVTKGARAAIEAAGGKIEE, from the coding sequence ATGCGTTTAAATACTCTGTCTCCGGCCGAAGGGTCTAAGCACGCTACCAAGCGTCTGGGTCGTGGTATCGGTTCTGGCCTCGGAAAAACCGGTGGTCGTGGTCACAAAGGTCAGAACTCACGTTCTGGCGGTGGCGTACGTCGCGGTTTCGAAGGTGGTCAGATGCCTCTGTACCGTCGTCTGCCGAAGTTCGGTTTCACCTCTCGCAAAGCAATGATCACCACAGAGATTCGTCTGTCTGATCTGGCGAAAGTTGAAGGCGGTATCGTCGACCTGAACGCGCTGAAAGCAGCCAACATTGTCGGTGTTCAGATTGAATTCGTTAAAGTAATTCTGTCTGGTGAAGTTTCTACACCGGTAACGGTTCGCGGTCTGCGTGTCACCAAAGGTGCACGTGCTGCAATCGAAGCTGCTGGCGGTAAAATCGAGGAATAA
- the secY gene encoding preprotein translocase subunit SecY, producing MAKQPGLDFQSAKGGFGELKRRLLFVIGALIVFRIGSFIPIPGIDATVLAKLLEQQRGTIIEMFNMFSGGALSRASIFALGIMPYISASIIIQLLTVVHPALAEIKKEGEAGRRKISQYTRYGTLVLAIFQSIGIATGLPNMPGMQGLVMNPGFAFYFTAVVSLVSGTMFLMWLGEQITERGIGNGISIIIFAGIVAGLPPAIGHTIEQARQGDLHFLLLLLVAVLVFAVTFFVIFVERGQRRIVVNYAKRQQGRRVYAAQSTHLPLKVNMAGVIPAIFASSIILFPATIASWFGGGTGWNWLTTISLYLQPGQPLYVLLYATAIIFFCFFYTALVFNPRETADNLKKSGAFVPGIRPGEQTAKYIDKVMTRLTLIGALYITFICLIPEFMRDAMKVPFYFGGTSLLIVVVVIMDFMAQVQTLMMSSQYESALKKANLKGYGR from the coding sequence ATGGCTAAACAACCGGGATTAGATTTTCAAAGTGCCAAAGGTGGCTTTGGTGAGCTGAAACGCAGACTGCTGTTTGTAATCGGCGCACTCATTGTCTTCCGTATTGGCTCTTTTATTCCAATCCCTGGTATTGATGCCACTGTACTTGCCAAACTGCTTGAGCAACAGCGTGGCACCATCATTGAAATGTTTAACATGTTCTCTGGTGGTGCTCTCAGCCGTGCTTCTATTTTCGCACTGGGCATCATGCCGTATATTTCGGCATCGATTATTATCCAGTTATTAACGGTGGTTCACCCAGCGTTAGCGGAAATTAAGAAAGAAGGGGAGGCTGGCCGTCGTAAGATTAGCCAGTACACCCGATACGGTACGTTGGTATTGGCCATATTCCAGTCGATCGGTATTGCTACCGGTCTGCCGAATATGCCAGGGATGCAAGGCCTGGTAATGAATCCAGGCTTTGCTTTCTACTTTACCGCTGTTGTGAGTCTGGTCTCGGGAACGATGTTCCTGATGTGGCTGGGCGAACAGATTACTGAACGTGGTATCGGTAACGGTATTTCGATCATTATCTTCGCAGGTATTGTTGCGGGTCTCCCGCCGGCCATTGGCCATACCATCGAGCAAGCGCGGCAAGGCGACCTGCACTTCCTTCTGTTGCTGTTGGTTGCAGTACTCGTATTCGCAGTGACCTTCTTTGTTATCTTCGTTGAACGTGGTCAACGCCGCATTGTGGTGAACTACGCAAAACGTCAGCAGGGTCGTCGCGTTTACGCTGCACAGAGCACACATTTACCGTTGAAAGTGAACATGGCGGGTGTTATTCCAGCTATCTTCGCTTCCAGCATTATTCTGTTCCCGGCAACGATTGCATCGTGGTTTGGGGGCGGTACCGGTTGGAACTGGCTGACAACAATTTCGCTGTATTTGCAGCCAGGACAGCCGCTTTATGTGCTACTCTATGCGACTGCAATCATCTTCTTCTGTTTCTTCTATACGGCGTTGGTTTTCAACCCACGTGAAACAGCAGATAACCTGAAGAAGTCTGGTGCATTCGTACCGGGAATTCGTCCGGGAGAGCAAACGGCGAAGTATATTGATAAAGTAATGACGCGACTGACCTTAATCGGCGCCCTGTACATTACGTTTATCTGCCTTATCCCGGAGTTCATGCGTGATGCGATGAAGGTTCCCTTCTACTTTGGCGGTACGTCACTGCTTATCGTAGTTGTCGTCATCATGGACTTTATGGCTCAAGTGCAAACTCTGATGATGTCAAGTCAGTACGAGTCGGCACTGAAGAAAGCTAACCTGAAAGGCTACGGCCGTTAA
- the rpmJ gene encoding 50S ribosomal protein L36 → MKVRASVKKLCRNCKIIRRDGVVRVICSAEPKHKQRQG, encoded by the coding sequence ATGAAAGTTCGTGCTTCCGTCAAGAAATTATGTCGTAACTGCAAAATCATTCGTCGCGACGGTGTCGTCCGTGTGATTTGTAGCGCCGAGCCTAAGCATAAACAGCGCCAAGGCTGA
- the rpsM gene encoding 30S ribosomal protein S13, translating to MARIAGINIPDQKHTVIALTSIFGIGKTRSKAICASTGIAENVKISELSEEQIDQLRDAVAKFVVEGDLRREITLSIKRLMDLGCYRGLRHRRGLPVRGQRTKTNARTRKGPRKPIKK from the coding sequence GTGGCCCGTATAGCAGGCATTAACATTCCTGATCAAAAACATACCGTTATCGCATTAACTTCGATCTTCGGTATCGGTAAAACCCGTTCAAAAGCCATCTGCGCTTCAACGGGTATTGCTGAAAATGTTAAGATCAGTGAGCTGTCTGAAGAACAAATTGATCAGCTGCGTGATGCAGTTGCGAAATTCGTTGTAGAAGGTGATCTGCGCCGTGAAATCACCCTGAGCATCAAGCGTCTTATGGACCTTGGTTGCTACCGTGGTTTGCGCCATCGTCGTGGTCTTCCGGTTCGCGGTCAGCGTACTAAGACCAACGCACGTACCCGTAAGGGTCCGCGTAAACCGATCAAGAAATAA
- the rpsK gene encoding 30S ribosomal protein S11: protein MAKAPVRARKRVRKQVSDGVAHVHASFNNTIVTITDRQGNALGWATAGGSGFRGSRKSTPFAAQVAAERCAEAVKDYGIKNLEVMVKGPGPGRESTIRALNAAGFRITNITDVTPIPHNGCRPPKKRRV, encoded by the coding sequence ATGGCAAAGGCACCAGTTCGTGCACGCAAGCGTGTAAGAAAACAAGTCTCAGATGGCGTGGCTCATGTCCATGCTTCTTTTAACAACACCATCGTTACCATTACTGATCGTCAGGGTAACGCACTGGGTTGGGCAACCGCCGGTGGTTCCGGTTTCCGCGGTTCACGTAAATCCACTCCGTTTGCTGCTCAGGTCGCTGCAGAGCGCTGTGCAGAAGCGGTAAAAGATTACGGAATTAAGAACCTGGAAGTTATGGTAAAGGGTCCGGGTCCAGGACGCGAATCTACGATTCGTGCTTTGAACGCCGCTGGTTTCCGCATCACTAATATTACTGATGTGACTCCGATCCCTCATAACGGTTGTCGTCCGCCGAAAAAACGTCGCGTATAA
- the rpsD gene encoding 30S ribosomal protein S4 gives MARYLGPKLKLSRREGTDLFLKSGVRAIDSKCKIEQAPGQHGARKPRLSDYGGQLREKQKVRRIYGVLERQFRNYYKEAARLKGNTGENLLALLEGRLDNVVYRMGFGATRAEARQLVSHKSVLVNGRVVNIASYQVSPNDVVSIREKAKKQSRVKAALELAEQREKPTWLEVDATKMEGVFKRIPERTDLSADINEHLIVELYSK, from the coding sequence ATGGCAAGATATTTGGGTCCTAAGCTCAAGCTGAGCCGTCGTGAGGGCACTGACTTATTCCTTAAGTCTGGCGTTCGCGCGATTGATTCCAAGTGTAAGATTGAACAAGCCCCTGGTCAGCATGGTGCGCGTAAACCGCGTCTGTCTGATTACGGCGGTCAGTTACGTGAAAAGCAGAAAGTTCGTCGTATCTACGGCGTGCTGGAGCGTCAGTTCCGTAACTATTATAAAGAAGCAGCTCGTCTGAAAGGCAACACCGGTGAAAACCTGTTGGCTCTGCTGGAAGGTCGTCTGGACAACGTAGTTTATCGTATGGGCTTTGGTGCCACTCGTGCAGAAGCACGTCAGCTGGTGAGCCATAAGTCTGTTCTGGTAAATGGCCGCGTTGTTAACATCGCTTCTTATCAGGTATCTCCGAATGATGTCGTTAGCATCCGTGAGAAAGCCAAAAAGCAATCTCGCGTGAAGGCCGCTCTGGAGCTGGCTGAGCAGCGTGAAAAGCCAACCTGGCTGGAAGTTGATGCGACTAAGATGGAAGGTGTGTTCAAGCGTATTCCTGAACGTACTGATCTGTCTGCGGACATTAACGAACACCTGATCGTCGAGCTTTACTCCAAGTAA
- a CDS encoding DNA-directed RNA polymerase subunit alpha: MQGSVTEFLKPRLVDIEQVSSTHAKVTLEPLERGFGHTLGNALRRILLSSMPGCAVTEVEIDGVLHEYSTKEGVQEDILEILLNLKGLAVRVQGKDEVILTLNKSGIGPVTAADITHDGDVEIVKPQHVICHLTDENAAISMRIKVQRGRGYVPASARIHSEEDERPIGRLLVDACYSPVDRIAYNVEAARVEQRTDLDKLVIEMETNGTIDPEEAIRRAATILAEQLEAFVDLRDVRQPEVKEEKPEFDPILLRPVDDLELTVRSANCLKAEAIHYIGDLVQRTEVELLKTPNLGKKSLTEIKDVLASRGLSLGMRLENWPPASIADE; encoded by the coding sequence ATGCAGGGTTCTGTGACAGAGTTTCTAAAACCGCGCCTGGTAGATATCGAGCAAGTGAGTTCGACGCACGCCAAGGTGACCCTTGAGCCTTTAGAGCGTGGCTTTGGCCATACTCTTGGTAACGCACTGCGCCGTATTCTGCTTTCATCCATGCCGGGTTGCGCGGTGACCGAGGTTGAAATTGATGGTGTACTTCATGAGTACAGCACCAAAGAGGGCGTACAGGAAGATATCCTGGAAATCCTGCTCAACCTGAAAGGGCTGGCGGTAAGAGTTCAGGGTAAAGATGAAGTTATTCTGACCCTGAATAAATCTGGCATTGGCCCTGTGACTGCAGCCGACATTACCCATGATGGTGATGTCGAAATCGTCAAGCCTCAGCATGTCATTTGCCATCTGACCGATGAGAACGCTGCTATCAGCATGCGTATCAAAGTTCAGCGTGGACGTGGCTATGTGCCGGCTTCTGCCCGAATTCATTCGGAAGAAGATGAGCGCCCAATCGGCCGCCTGTTAGTTGACGCTTGCTACAGCCCTGTAGACCGTATCGCCTACAATGTTGAAGCAGCGCGTGTAGAGCAGCGCACCGACCTGGACAAGCTGGTCATCGAAATGGAAACCAACGGCACAATCGATCCTGAAGAGGCGATTCGTCGTGCGGCAACCATTCTGGCTGAACAACTTGAAGCTTTCGTTGACTTACGTGATGTACGTCAGCCGGAAGTTAAAGAAGAGAAACCAGAATTCGATCCGATCCTGCTGCGCCCTGTTGACGATCTGGAATTGACTGTCCGCTCTGCTAACTGCCTTAAGGCAGAAGCTATCCACTACATCGGTGATCTGGTACAGCGTACCGAGGTTGAGCTGCTTAAAACGCCTAACCTTGGTAAAAAATCTCTTACCGAGATTAAAGATGTGCTGGCTTCGCGTGGTCTTTCTCTGGGCATGCGCCTTGAGAACTGGCCGCCAGCAAGCATTGCTGATGAATAA
- the rplQ gene encoding 50S ribosomal protein L17, with product MRHRKSGRQLNRNSSHRQAMFRNMAGSLVRHEIIKTTLPKAKELRRVVEPLITLAKTDSVANRRLAFARTRDNEIVAKLFNELGPRFASRAGGYTRILKCGFRAGDNAPMAYIELVDRPEAQAEAAAE from the coding sequence ATGCGCCATCGTAAGAGTGGTCGTCAACTGAACCGCAACAGCAGCCATCGTCAGGCTATGTTCCGCAACATGGCCGGTTCTCTGGTTCGTCATGAGATCATCAAAACGACTCTGCCGAAAGCCAAAGAACTGCGTCGCGTAGTTGAGCCGCTGATTACTCTTGCCAAGACCGACAGCGTAGCTAATCGTCGTCTGGCATTCGCCCGTACTCGTGATAACGAGATCGTGGCAAAACTGTTTAATGAGTTAGGCCCGCGTTTCGCGAGCCGTGCCGGTGGTTACACTCGTATTCTGAAGTGTGGCTTCCGTGCTGGTGACAACGCTCCGATGGCTTACATCGAGCTCGTTGATCGTCCAGAAGCTCAAGCAGAAGCAGCTGCAGAGTAA
- a CDS encoding DUF1992 domain-containing protein: protein MWLVDELAEQHIKAALEKGELSNLPGSGKPLQLDDDSHVPPELRAGYRLLKNSGFLPPELELRREAMEVNDLICQLDPEDHRYQDHCHRLQVLELRLRQAGMSTDFLHGRYSTAIQHHFREEK from the coding sequence ATGTGGCTGGTTGATGAACTTGCTGAACAGCATATCAAAGCAGCGTTAGAAAAAGGCGAGCTGAGTAATCTTCCTGGCTCAGGTAAGCCACTGCAGCTGGATGATGACAGCCATGTTCCGCCCGAATTAAGAGCAGGTTACCGGTTGCTCAAAAATTCAGGATTTCTGCCGCCTGAACTTGAGTTAAGACGCGAAGCCATGGAAGTTAACGATCTTATTTGTCAGCTCGATCCAGAGGATCATCGCTATCAGGATCATTGTCATCGGCTGCAGGTTCTGGAGCTAAGATTACGTCAGGCAGGTATGAGTACCGATTTTCTTCATGGCCGTTATTCCACAGCCATCCAGCATCATTTCCGTGAGGAGAAGTAA
- the zntR gene encoding Zn(2+)-responsive transcriptional regulator: MFRIGQLAKLADVTPDTIRFYEKQQMMDHDGRTEGGFRLYSESDLQRLKFIRYGRKLGFSLEAIRELLSIRVDPVHHTCQESKAIVEKRLYEVAQMIAELETMQRSLRHLSDACCGDSHTSVSCSILEALERGEALSK, from the coding sequence ATGTTTCGCATTGGCCAGCTAGCTAAGCTTGCAGATGTCACGCCAGACACGATTCGCTTCTATGAAAAACAACAGATGATGGATCATGATGGTCGGACAGAAGGCGGTTTTCGACTTTATAGCGAGAGTGATCTTCAGCGTCTGAAATTTATTCGCTACGGGCGCAAACTCGGCTTTAGCCTTGAAGCCATCAGAGAGCTGCTCTCGATCCGGGTCGATCCTGTGCATCACACCTGTCAGGAATCAAAAGCGATCGTTGAAAAACGGCTGTATGAAGTTGCTCAAATGATCGCAGAATTAGAAACGATGCAGCGTTCTCTGCGACATCTCTCGGATGCCTGTTGTGGAGACAGCCACACTAGCGTTTCGTGCTCAATTCTTGAGGCACTGGAGCGGGGAGAGGCTTTGAGCAAATAA
- a CDS encoding alternative ribosome-rescue factor A: MSKYQHTKGQIRDNAIQALLHDPLFRQRIEQKQKGKGSFKRKEKHGKGTGWEGSDKKASYHCPSAFTVKKTACAAAYQLYPRVLLFKQIADFSQQ; encoded by the coding sequence ATGAGTAAATATCAGCACACCAAAGGGCAAATTCGCGACAACGCGATTCAGGCCCTCTTACACGACCCGCTATTTCGGCAACGTATTGAGCAGAAGCAAAAAGGTAAAGGCAGTTTTAAGCGAAAAGAGAAACATGGCAAGGGGACGGGATGGGAGGGCAGTGATAAGAAAGCGTCTTATCACTGCCCTTCTGCTTTTACGGTTAAAAAAACCGCCTGTGCGGCGGCTTATCAACTATACCCGCGTGTTTTGCTGTTTAAGCAGATCGCGGATTTCAGTCAGCAGTAA
- the mscL gene encoding large-conductance mechanosensitive channel protein MscL — protein MSLIKEFRDFAMRGNVMDLAVGVIIGAAFGKIVSSLVANIIMPPLGLLIGGVDFKSFQWVLKPAVGDAPAVVMQYGIFLQTIFDFVIIAFAIFMAIKLMNRLYKKKEVEKPVAKPTNEELLLTEIRDLLKQQNTRV, from the coding sequence ATGAGTTTAATCAAAGAGTTTCGCGATTTCGCGATGCGCGGTAATGTGATGGATCTCGCCGTCGGTGTTATCATCGGTGCGGCCTTCGGGAAAATCGTTTCATCGCTGGTCGCCAACATCATTATGCCACCATTGGGCTTGCTGATCGGTGGTGTCGACTTTAAATCATTCCAGTGGGTACTTAAGCCCGCAGTTGGTGATGCGCCAGCCGTTGTAATGCAATACGGTATCTTCCTTCAGACCATCTTCGATTTCGTCATCATCGCTTTCGCAATCTTCATGGCGATCAAGTTAATGAACCGTCTGTATAAGAAAAAGGAAGTTGAAAAGCCCGTTGCGAAACCAACGAACGAAGAATTACTGCTGACTGAAATCCGCGATCTGCTTAAACAGCAAAACACGCGGGTATAG
- the trkA gene encoding Trk system potassium transporter TrkA: MKIIILGAGQVGGTLAENLVGENNDITVVDTDSSRLRHLQDKFDLRVVQGHGSHPRILREAGAEDADMLVAVTNSDETNMIACQIAYSLFNTPNRIARIRAADYLRDADKLFIPEAVPIDHLISPEQLVIENIYRLIQYPGALQVVNFAEGKVSLAVVKAYYGGPLVGNPLSIMREHMPHIDTRVAAIFRQDRPIRPQGSTIVEAGDEVFFIAASQNIRAVMSEMQRLEKPYKRIMLVGGGNIGFGLAQRLEKHYSVKLIERNAQRAAELAEHLHDTVVFYGDASDQELLAEEHVEQVDLFIAVTNDDEANIMSAMLAKKMGAKKVMVLIQRRAYVDLVQGSVIDIAISPQQATISALLGHVRKADIVGVSSLRRGIAEAIEAIAHGDESTSRVVGRSIDDIKLPPGTIIGAVVRGDDVMIANDNLRIEQGDHVIMFLTDKKFVSDVERLFQPSPFFL, encoded by the coding sequence ATGAAAATAATCATTCTGGGCGCAGGTCAGGTTGGCGGTACCCTGGCAGAAAATCTGGTCGGTGAAAACAACGATATCACGGTGGTGGATACCGACTCTTCACGCCTGCGTCATCTGCAGGATAAATTCGATCTGCGCGTCGTGCAGGGTCATGGTTCTCATCCGCGCATTTTGCGGGAAGCAGGCGCGGAAGATGCCGACATGCTGGTTGCCGTGACCAACTCCGACGAAACCAACATGATTGCCTGTCAGATTGCTTATTCGCTTTTCAATACGCCGAACCGTATCGCCCGGATTCGCGCGGCCGACTATCTGCGTGATGCGGACAAGTTATTTATTCCTGAAGCGGTGCCCATTGATCACCTGATCTCACCGGAACAGTTGGTGATCGAAAATATCTACCGTTTAATCCAGTATCCTGGCGCGTTGCAGGTGGTTAACTTTGCTGAGGGCAAAGTCAGCCTTGCGGTGGTGAAAGCCTATTATGGTGGACCACTGGTGGGCAATCCGCTCTCCATTATGCGTGAGCATATGCCACACATTGATACCCGAGTAGCCGCTATCTTTCGTCAGGACCGGCCCATTCGTCCGCAGGGATCAACCATTGTTGAAGCGGGTGATGAAGTCTTTTTCATCGCGGCCAGCCAGAATATTCGTGCCGTAATGAGCGAGATGCAACGGCTGGAGAAACCCTACAAGCGGATTATGCTGGTGGGTGGCGGTAACATTGGTTTCGGTCTGGCACAGCGTCTTGAGAAACATTACAGCGTTAAGCTGATTGAACGTAATGCTCAGCGCGCAGCCGAACTTGCAGAACATCTGCATGACACGGTAGTTTTTTATGGCGATGCGTCCGATCAGGAGTTGCTGGCGGAAGAGCACGTTGAGCAGGTTGATCTGTTTATTGCCGTCACCAATGATGATGAAGCCAACATCATGTCAGCCATGCTGGCAAAAAAGATGGGGGCGAAGAAAGTTATGGTGCTTATTCAGCGTCGTGCGTATGTCGATCTGGTGCAGGGCAGCGTCATCGATATTGCTATTTCACCTCAGCAGGCCACTATCTCTGCTCTGCTGGGCCATGTGCGCAAAGCAGATATCGTGGGTGTATCGTCACTGCGACGCGGTATTGCAGAGGCAATCGAAGCAATAGCGCATGGTGACGAATCCACTTCACGCGTGGTCGGCCGTTCAATTGATGATATCAAATTACCGCCAGGGACCATTATCGGCGCAGTGGTTCGCGGTGACGATGTGATGATTGCCAATGACAATCTGCGTATTGAACAAGGAGATCATGTCATCATGTTCCTCACCGACAAGAAATTTGTCTCAGACGTTGAACGTCTCTTTCAGCCAAGTCCATTTTTCCTGTAA